One segment of Desulfosudis oleivorans Hxd3 DNA contains the following:
- a CDS encoding ABC transporter ATP-binding protein, with the protein MGALLEVKNIETYYDLIYAVRGVSLSIEEGSITAILGNNGAGKSTILKTIMGLIDDQPDKGSIEFDGRRIDGKDTEAIVRMGISYVPEGREVFEELTVRENLLMGAYTRKNRKEVAGDFDRVYRYFPVLQQRQNQWAGTLSGGEQQMLAIGRAMMSRPRLLFLDEPSLGLSPILVQEIFRIITAIHAEGVTVLLVEQNARMALKISHTAMILENGRFVLKGPSAELMEDENVKEFYMGVRSQDSAKGYQRWKRKKVWR; encoded by the coding sequence ATGGGCGCACTGCTGGAAGTCAAAAACATCGAAACCTATTATGACCTGATTTACGCGGTCCGGGGCGTCTCCCTGTCCATAGAGGAGGGCAGTATCACCGCCATTCTGGGCAACAACGGCGCCGGAAAGTCCACCATCCTCAAAACCATCATGGGCCTGATCGACGATCAGCCGGACAAGGGCTCCATTGAGTTTGACGGCAGGCGCATCGACGGAAAGGACACCGAAGCCATCGTTCGCATGGGCATCTCCTACGTGCCCGAGGGACGGGAGGTGTTCGAGGAGTTGACGGTGCGGGAAAACCTTTTGATGGGGGCCTACACCCGGAAAAACAGAAAAGAGGTTGCCGGAGATTTCGACCGCGTGTACCGGTATTTTCCGGTACTCCAGCAGCGGCAGAACCAGTGGGCCGGCACCCTTTCCGGCGGTGAGCAGCAGATGCTGGCCATCGGCCGGGCCATGATGAGCCGTCCCCGGCTCCTGTTTCTCGACGAGCCCTCTCTGGGCCTGTCGCCGATTCTGGTTCAGGAGATATTCAGGATCATCACCGCGATTCACGCGGAAGGGGTCACGGTGCTGCTGGTGGAGCAGAACGCCCGCATGGCCCTCAAGATTTCCCATACGGCCATGATTCTGGAAAACGGCCGCTTCGTGTTAAAGGGTCCCAGCGCCGAGCTGATGGAGGACGAAAACGTCAAAGAGTTTTACATGGGGGTCCGGTCCCAGGATTCGGCAAAGGGCTATCAGCGGTGGAAACGAAAGAAGGTGTGGCGATAA
- a CDS encoding ABC transporter ATP-binding protein codes for MTFFSVSSLSMVFGGLKALDDITFDVAQGEVFAIIGPNGAGKTTLFNCINCIYPPSSGAVVFKGVNLVGKKPDRVARAGIARTFQNIELFDRMNTMENIMVGRHLFMKTGLFRGGFMWGKRSFAGKEEQAHRRKVEEIIDLLELQVVRNSFVGALPYGTRKKIELGRALAAEPELLLLDEPCAGMNAEEKQDMVFWIKDIQDELGVTILLIEHDMSMVMDISDRILALNFGKTITIGTPDQVRCHPEVLKAYLGEDEQVQDATCDIQATDSDGKA; via the coding sequence ATGACATTTTTTTCCGTCTCTTCACTTTCCATGGTTTTCGGCGGCTTAAAGGCCCTGGACGACATCACCTTTGATGTGGCCCAGGGTGAGGTGTTTGCCATCATCGGCCCCAACGGCGCCGGGAAAACCACCCTGTTCAACTGCATCAACTGCATCTACCCCCCTTCTTCCGGTGCCGTGGTCTTCAAGGGGGTCAACCTGGTGGGAAAGAAGCCGGACCGGGTGGCCAGGGCCGGTATTGCCCGCACCTTTCAGAACATTGAGCTGTTCGACCGGATGAACACCATGGAAAACATCATGGTGGGCCGTCACCTCTTCATGAAGACAGGTCTTTTCCGGGGCGGATTCATGTGGGGCAAACGCTCCTTTGCCGGAAAAGAGGAGCAGGCCCACCGCCGAAAGGTGGAGGAGATTATCGACCTGCTGGAGCTTCAGGTGGTGCGAAACAGCTTTGTGGGGGCACTGCCCTATGGCACCCGCAAGAAGATCGAGCTGGGCCGGGCACTGGCCGCCGAGCCCGAGCTCCTGCTGCTCGACGAGCCCTGCGCCGGCATGAATGCCGAGGAAAAACAGGACATGGTGTTCTGGATCAAGGACATTCAGGACGAACTGGGCGTCACCATCCTGCTCATCGAACACGACATGTCCATGGTGATGGACATCTCCGATCGCATTCTGGCGTTGAATTTCGGCAAAACCATCACCATCGGCACCCCGGACCAGGTGCGGTGTCATCCGGAAGTGCTGAAGGCATACCTGGGAGAAGACGAGCAGGTGCAGGATGCCACATGCGACATTCAGGCAACCGATTCGGATGGAAAGGCTTAA
- a CDS encoding ABC transporter substrate-binding protein: MKRFAAIIIISAALALCFGTAGMCEVGVTDTEIHIGQWGPQTGPAAPWGAVARGTDAYFKMINAEGGIHGRKLVHHYFDDAYNPAKTVAGVKQLQEQEGMFAWVSGVGTATGLAVKDYLMENKIPWIGPSAGSRHWVEPPQKYLFNVYPFYMGDAQLLCQYAVETMGKKKIAIAFQNDDYGKQGVEGAEYQLKKAGLELAVKVPVNVADTDMIPHVMELKKAGADAVLLFVTPGHVARIIGTGKAMQFEPTWMSTSTCGDFPLMMAITKGLCKGLITASFGLAEPTGHVGEVQLLDNPVQKMVAKYKTDAFDKFAAKDERYGYTFLAGIGFAEPLVEAIRRCGKDLTREKLVKELENMKNFKGVLGRINYKPFDPKDPLCRLGQGEVFLQECTENGGSKILTDWVTTTYLPSKAE, from the coding sequence ATGAAACGATTCGCAGCGATAATCATCATCAGCGCCGCACTGGCCCTGTGCTTCGGCACGGCCGGCATGTGCGAGGTCGGCGTGACCGATACCGAGATTCACATCGGCCAGTGGGGTCCCCAGACCGGCCCGGCCGCGCCCTGGGGCGCCGTGGCCCGGGGTACCGACGCCTACTTTAAAATGATCAATGCCGAAGGCGGCATTCACGGCCGCAAGCTGGTCCATCACTATTTTGACGATGCCTACAACCCGGCCAAGACCGTGGCCGGCGTCAAGCAGCTTCAGGAACAGGAGGGCATGTTCGCCTGGGTCAGCGGCGTGGGCACGGCCACGGGCCTGGCGGTCAAGGACTACCTGATGGAAAACAAGATTCCCTGGATCGGTCCGTCTGCCGGTTCCCGCCACTGGGTGGAGCCGCCCCAGAAATACCTGTTCAACGTTTATCCCTTCTACATGGGCGATGCCCAGCTCCTGTGCCAGTATGCCGTTGAAACCATGGGCAAGAAGAAAATTGCCATTGCCTTTCAGAATGACGACTACGGCAAGCAGGGCGTGGAAGGCGCTGAGTACCAGCTTAAAAAGGCGGGCCTGGAGCTGGCCGTCAAGGTGCCGGTCAACGTGGCTGATACCGACATGATTCCCCATGTCATGGAGCTGAAAAAAGCCGGGGCCGACGCGGTGCTGCTGTTTGTCACCCCTGGTCATGTGGCCCGCATCATCGGCACGGGCAAGGCCATGCAGTTTGAGCCCACCTGGATGTCCACCTCCACCTGCGGTGACTTTCCCCTGATGATGGCCATCACCAAGGGCCTTTGTAAGGGCCTGATCACGGCATCTTTCGGTCTTGCCGAACCCACGGGCCATGTGGGGGAAGTCCAGCTTCTTGATAATCCGGTTCAGAAAATGGTCGCCAAGTACAAGACCGATGCCTTTGACAAGTTCGCGGCCAAGGATGAACGGTACGGCTACACCTTTCTCGCGGGTATCGGCTTTGCCGAGCCCCTGGTGGAGGCCATCCGCCGCTGTGGAAAGGACCTGACCCGGGAGAAACTGGTCAAGGAACTGGAAAACATGAAGAACTTCAAGGGCGTCCTGGGCCGTATCAACTACAAGCCCTTTGACCCCAAGGACCCCCTCTGTCGCCTGGGCCAGGGAGAGGTCTTTCTCCAGGAGTGCACGGAAAACGGCGGATCCAAGATCCTGACCGACTGGGTAACAACCACCTACCTGCCGTCAAAGGCGGAATAA
- a CDS encoding branched-chain amino acid ABC transporter permease: MVNLVQMIVSGIAVGSAYALMGLGMVLIYKASEVPNFVQGEMALAPVFISYLLMNSYGAPVWAAFAGALAFAMVLGCILEFAVLRRAKEPNVLGLIIITIGLEMILLGLVSWKFGADQRSLPFPISSYDSVMIGNIFISTLDLLTLVVALVIMTILFLFFRFSKLGVAMKATQQNETAARLMGIRTNRIKMVTWGISAMVGSVAGLLAAPVIMEPFMMWDPMLKGFAGAVVGGMTSLPGAVVGAYLVGVIEHLFGGYVSIEFKSVVAFVVIVIVLCVKPSGLLAKHYIKKV; the protein is encoded by the coding sequence ATGGTCAACCTGGTTCAGATGATCGTCAGCGGCATCGCGGTGGGCAGTGCCTACGCGCTGATGGGCCTGGGCATGGTACTCATCTACAAGGCATCCGAGGTGCCCAATTTTGTCCAGGGCGAAATGGCCCTGGCGCCGGTGTTTATTTCCTATCTGCTGATGAATTCCTACGGGGCCCCGGTCTGGGCCGCCTTTGCCGGGGCACTGGCCTTTGCCATGGTGCTGGGCTGCATTCTGGAGTTTGCCGTTCTGCGCCGGGCCAAGGAGCCCAACGTGCTGGGCCTGATCATCATCACCATCGGCCTGGAGATGATCCTGCTGGGTCTGGTGTCGTGGAAATTCGGCGCGGACCAGAGATCCCTTCCCTTTCCCATTTCCAGCTACGACAGCGTGATGATCGGTAACATTTTTATCAGCACCCTGGATCTGCTGACACTGGTGGTGGCCCTGGTGATCATGACTATTCTTTTTCTTTTTTTCCGTTTTTCAAAGCTGGGCGTGGCCATGAAGGCCACTCAGCAGAACGAGACCGCGGCCCGGCTCATGGGCATTCGCACCAACCGGATCAAGATGGTCACCTGGGGCATATCGGCCATGGTGGGCTCGGTGGCCGGCCTCCTGGCCGCGCCGGTGATCATGGAGCCCTTCATGATGTGGGATCCCATGCTCAAGGGGTTTGCCGGCGCCGTTGTCGGGGGTATGACATCGCTTCCCGGCGCCGTGGTGGGCGCCTACCTGGTGGGGGTGATCGAGCACCTTTTCGGCGGCTACGTCTCCATTGAATTTAAATCGGTGGTGGCCTTTGTGGTCATCGTCATTGTTCTGTGTGTCAAGCCCAGCGGTCTGCTGGCAAAACACTATATTAAGAAGGTCTGA
- a CDS encoding branched-chain amino acid ABC transporter permease, protein MDMKRNYYEDVEIFSSGAVVFWFVVLGCFLAAFPFLCKHYNYNYYIYVANYIAIQIIVVVGLNMLVGFTGQISLGHAGFYAVGAYGTITLMTEAHLPFLAALVLAALIAGLLGFLLGLPALRLEGPYLAIATLGFGLTITQVIGKIELLGGRQGLNAPDLVVFGRELKTDQDFYFLAVPIAVLLVLFARNVIKTKVGRAFIAIRDADIAAETMGINLVFYKTLAFAVSAFYAGIAGGLYAFVLGFIDPELFSLFLSIMFLTMAVVGGLGSIMGPIAGALVLGWVDLELRNILSIPYLGDWLRSLSSSYFSLTGVSNIQFIVFGVILVSIMLFEPLGIYGIWIRAKKYWKTWPF, encoded by the coding sequence ATGGATATGAAGCGCAATTATTATGAGGATGTCGAGATTTTTTCCTCGGGCGCGGTTGTTTTCTGGTTTGTGGTCCTGGGGTGTTTTCTGGCGGCCTTCCCTTTTCTGTGCAAGCACTACAATTACAACTACTACATCTATGTGGCCAACTACATCGCCATTCAGATTATCGTGGTGGTGGGCCTCAACATGCTGGTGGGATTTACCGGTCAGATATCCCTGGGCCATGCCGGTTTTTATGCCGTGGGGGCCTATGGCACCATCACCCTGATGACCGAGGCTCACCTGCCTTTTCTGGCGGCCCTGGTGCTTGCGGCCCTGATCGCGGGGCTGCTGGGGTTTCTGCTGGGCCTGCCCGCCCTTCGGCTGGAAGGGCCCTACCTGGCTATTGCCACCCTGGGCTTCGGCCTCACCATCACCCAGGTGATCGGCAAAATCGAGTTGCTGGGGGGGCGCCAGGGGCTTAACGCCCCGGACCTGGTGGTTTTCGGGCGCGAGCTCAAGACCGACCAGGATTTTTATTTTCTGGCGGTGCCCATTGCCGTGCTGCTGGTGCTGTTTGCCCGGAATGTGATCAAAACAAAGGTAGGCCGGGCCTTTATCGCCATTCGGGACGCCGACATCGCCGCCGAAACCATGGGCATCAACCTGGTGTTCTACAAGACCCTGGCCTTTGCCGTCAGCGCCTTTTACGCCGGCATTGCCGGCGGGCTGTACGCCTTTGTGCTGGGCTTTATCGACCCCGAGCTCTTCAGCCTGTTCCTTTCCATCATGTTTCTCACCATGGCCGTGGTGGGGGGCCTGGGGTCGATCATGGGTCCCATTGCCGGCGCCCTGGTGCTGGGCTGGGTGGACCTGGAGCTTCGCAATATCTTAAGCATTCCCTACCTTGGCGACTGGCTGCGGAGCCTCTCCTCCTCCTATTTTTCTTTGACCGGGGTCTCCAATATTCAGTTCATCGTCTTTGGGGTGATCCTGGTCAGTATCATGCTGTTTGAGCCGCTTGGTATTTACGGCATCTGGATACGAGCGAAAAAATACTGGAAAACATGGCCGTTTTAA
- the corA gene encoding magnesium/cobalt transporter CorA, giving the protein MLRLQKKMSNKAGLSPGTLVHIGEKKADRVRLSLISYDGARLQEKEIGSVDEVPTERDGKTVTWLNVDGLHDIAAIEAVGRCFGLHPLVMEDIVNTGQRPKAEDHDAYLYLVVRMLSYDVEAHRVVSEQLSVVLGNGYILSFQERRGDVFEPVRERIRKGKGALRKSGADYLAYALLDAVVDHYFVILEHLNARVEDLEEELLGDPSPDTLKAIHAIKKEILAFHRQVWPLRDMMVQLKKGEFVHISKATRLFFQDVSDHTVRALETAESLRDSLNSLQDLYLSILSNRMNAVMKVLTIIATLFIPLTFIAGIYGMNFVHMPELSWKWGYPAVWAVMITVAAGLLVYFKKNRWL; this is encoded by the coding sequence ATGCTGCGGCTGCAGAAAAAAATGTCCAACAAGGCCGGGCTTTCGCCGGGCACCCTGGTCCATATCGGGGAGAAGAAGGCCGACAGGGTTCGCCTCTCTTTGATTTCCTATGACGGCGCCCGGCTCCAGGAAAAGGAGATCGGTTCCGTCGATGAGGTGCCCACCGAAAGAGACGGGAAGACCGTTACCTGGCTCAACGTGGACGGCCTGCACGATATCGCGGCCATTGAGGCCGTGGGCCGCTGTTTCGGCCTTCACCCCCTGGTGATGGAGGATATTGTCAACACCGGCCAGCGACCCAAGGCCGAAGACCATGATGCCTATCTCTATCTTGTCGTGCGCATGCTCTCCTATGACGTCGAGGCTCACCGGGTGGTTTCAGAACAGTTGAGCGTGGTCCTTGGAAACGGATACATTCTTTCGTTCCAGGAGCGGCGGGGAGATGTGTTTGAACCGGTGCGGGAGCGCATTCGAAAGGGCAAGGGCGCCCTGCGCAAGAGCGGGGCCGACTACCTGGCTTATGCGTTGCTGGACGCGGTGGTGGACCACTATTTTGTTATTCTGGAACATCTCAATGCCCGGGTGGAAGACCTGGAAGAGGAGCTGCTCGGCGACCCCTCTCCGGACACGCTCAAGGCGATTCATGCCATCAAGAAAGAGATTCTTGCGTTTCACCGGCAGGTCTGGCCCCTGCGTGACATGATGGTGCAGCTTAAAAAAGGAGAGTTTGTCCATATCAGCAAAGCCACCCGGCTTTTTTTTCAGGATGTGTCCGACCATACGGTGCGGGCACTGGAAACCGCTGAATCCCTGCGGGACAGCCTCAACAGCCTTCAGGACCTTTATCTGTCCATCCTGAGCAACCGCATGAACGCGGTGATGAAGGTGCTGACCATCATCGCCACCCTCTTTATTCCACTGACCTTTATCGCCGGCATCTACGGCATGAACTTTGTCCACATGCCCGAGCTCTCCTGGAAATGGGGGTATCCGGCGGTGTGGGCCGTGATGATCACCGTGGCCGCCGGCCTGCTGGTCTATTTCAAGAAGAACCGGTGGCTATGA